The Deinococcus depolymerans genome includes a region encoding these proteins:
- a CDS encoding sigma-70 family RNA polymerase sigma factor: protein MTLNDALDSLSDPELARLAVRDERAFEVLVTRHAPAVHRLAALNVGPGAADEVVQDVFVAAHRGLRGFRGDAQFSTWLHRITLNACTKTLGRHRPSVPLEDAPEPASAQNLTRAAEVTQLREQLSAALRTLPPEQREAVTLREVSGLEYAEIAALTGAELGTVKSRINRGRAALRAWLTCAGVTPHD from the coding sequence GTGACCTTGAATGACGCCCTGGATTCCCTGTCTGACCCGGAACTCGCGCGGCTGGCCGTGCGGGACGAGCGGGCCTTCGAGGTGCTCGTGACCCGTCACGCGCCGGCCGTGCACCGGCTGGCGGCGCTGAACGTCGGGCCGGGCGCGGCGGACGAGGTCGTGCAGGACGTGTTCGTGGCCGCGCACCGGGGCCTGCGGGGCTTCCGGGGAGACGCGCAGTTCAGCACGTGGCTGCACCGCATCACCCTGAACGCCTGCACGAAAACCCTGGGCCGCCACCGTCCCAGCGTGCCGCTGGAGGACGCGCCGGAACCCGCCTCCGCGCAGAACCTGACGCGCGCCGCCGAGGTCACGCAGCTCCGCGAGCAGCTCTCGGCGGCGCTGCGGACCCTGCCGCCCGAGCAGCGCGAGGCGGTGACGCTGCGCGAGGTGTCGGGCCTGGAGTACGCCGAGATCGCCGCGCTGACCGGCGCGGAACTCGGCACCGTCAAGAGCCGCATCAATCGGGGCCGCGCGGCCCTGCGGGCGTGGCTGACCTGCGCCGGAGTGACCCCCCATGACTGA